The segment GGAACGGTTACGGATATGTATACGTACTTAAGAGTCATTTATGAAAAATTAGGAGAGCGGGAATGTCCGAATTGCCGTGCCATGGTAAAAAAGCCAGCCGATTTGGACGAAGAAAGTCTGGTGATGCCGTGTCCGAACTGTGGTTTTCAGATGAAAAACCTGAACAAAGCCCATTTTTCATTCAATACTTTGGAAGGGGCTTGTGAAACTTGTCTGGGTTTAGGAAAGACATTGAGCATCCGGAAAGAGCTGGTATTTGACGAAGAACGGAGCTTGAATACGGGAGCAGTCAGAATCTGGTTTCAAAATTTGAATGATTATTACGGACTCGTGTTAAAAGCGGCTGCTAAACATTATGGTTTTGAGTTTGATGCAGATATGCCGTTAAAAGATTATAGCCCGGAACAGCGGGACTTGCTGTATTACGGAGTGGAAAGCGAGCAGTTTAAGAGACATTTTCCGGACATAGCACCTCCAAAAACAACCAATAAAGGGAAGTTTGAAGGGATATTGACAGCGATGTGGAGGAGGTACAGAGAAAGAGAAGGCGTTTCAAACGAGGCCGTCTATTTTTATCATCAAACCTGTCCGGAATGCCAGGGCGAAAAACTGAAAAAAGAAAGCCGGCAAGTGTTGGTGGCCAGCAAGCCGATCTCTGAAGTTTCCCGGATACCGCTGGATGAAATCCTTGGATGGATCCAGGAAATCGCAAAGGAATTAGAAGACAGGGAAGGTTCCATTGCCAGATCACTTGTTTTTGAATTGAAAGTGAAAATCGAGCGGATTGTCAGTGTCGGACTCGGCTATTTGTCCATGGACCGGCAATCGGTCACGTTATCGGGCGGAGAATCGCAGCGTCTCCGGTTGGCAACCATTCTTGGATCTGCCTTGTCCGGGGTCCTTTACATCCTTGATGAGCCGACTGCGGGCCTTCACCCAAAAGACACTGAAGGACTCTTAAAAGTCTTGAAGCAATTGCGGGATCTCGACAATACGGTGCTGGTGATTGAACATGACGTGGATGTGATGGAACACGCTGATTGGATTATTGACATTGGCCCAGGAGCAGGAATGCGGGGCGGTGAAATCGTCGGGCAAGGCACGTTGGAATCCTTGATGAGCCAGGAACAATCGGTAACCGGGGCATACCTAAAAGAAACGTATCATCCGAAGCAGAAGAGAAGAGCCGGCAATGGCCAAGAAATCACAGTCTATAACGCTGTCAAAAACAATTTGAAAAACGTCACCGTTTCATTTCCGCTCGGCTGTTTTATCGCTGTAACGGGTGTATCCGGATCAGGGAAATCTTCGCTTCTTTTTGATGTCTTGGCAGCAAGCGCGGAAGAAGACCATATAAAAGAAGGATATAGCCGAATTGAAGGGATGGAAGCGATTGGCCGGATCGTGACCGTTGACCAATCCGCGCTGAGCAGAATGCAGCGGTCCAATGTCGCTACGTATACGGAAGTCTATACTTTATTCCGGACTCTTTTCGCCAAACTGCCGGAATCGGTAAAGCGGCAGCTGACCGCTAAGCATTTCTCTTTCAATACGGAAGGCGGGCGCTGTGAGCATTGCCAAGGAATGGGATATGTCTTTGTCAATATGCATTTCCTGCCGGATCTGGAAGTGATGTGTCCGGTATGCAGCGGGAAACGTTTTAAAGAAGAAGTCCTGGAAGTGACGTATCAAGGGCATTCCATTTCAAGCATTCTGGACCTCAGCATTGAAGAAAGCATGCCGCTGTTTTTAGAGAATAAGAAAGTGATGGCGACGATAAGTTTACTTCTCGAAGTGGGCCTTGGTTATTTGAAATGGGGCCAGACGCTTACAACTTTGTCTGGCGGGGAAGCTCAACGGCTGAAACTCGCCAAGGAATTAAACAAACCGGCGAAAGGGCAAACTTTATATATTCTTGACGAGCCATCGACCGGCTTGCATCCGAATGACGTCAAACAGCTGCTCTTATTGCTCAATAAATTGGTTGATGCCGGCAATACGGTCATCATTGTCGAGCACAATACGGAAATGATCCAGGAAACCGATTGGATTATCGACTTGGGACCGGTAGGCGGAGAAGCTGGAGGGTTCATCGTAGCGGAAGGGACGCCGGAACAAGTCGCCAAAAATGCGGCTTCTTATACAGGGGCGTATTTGAAAGTTTAAGATGAAAGTGCATTTTTTCCGGTTCCAAATAAATACAGGTAGCTCTGCAATGATTATAAACGGATTTTCAGATTATTCCTGCGCAAACTCCTTTGCACATAGAATGGACGTGAAAAGAGGAAAGTAATAGTGCTTTTAACA is part of the Planococcus shenhongbingii genome and harbors:
- the uvrA gene encoding excinuclease ABC subunit UvrA, translating into MTDFIQIKEAAENNLKNISVNIPKNKFVVITGPSGSGKSTLAIDILQRESQRQYFEMNGMTTNFINKPKVGSIMGLSPSVGVSQNTTTNRNPRSTVGTVTDMYTYLRVIYEKLGERECPNCRAMVKKPADLDEESLVMPCPNCGFQMKNLNKAHFSFNTLEGACETCLGLGKTLSIRKELVFDEERSLNTGAVRIWFQNLNDYYGLVLKAAAKHYGFEFDADMPLKDYSPEQRDLLYYGVESEQFKRHFPDIAPPKTTNKGKFEGILTAMWRRYREREGVSNEAVYFYHQTCPECQGEKLKKESRQVLVASKPISEVSRIPLDEILGWIQEIAKELEDREGSIARSLVFELKVKIERIVSVGLGYLSMDRQSVTLSGGESQRLRLATILGSALSGVLYILDEPTAGLHPKDTEGLLKVLKQLRDLDNTVLVIEHDVDVMEHADWIIDIGPGAGMRGGEIVGQGTLESLMSQEQSVTGAYLKETYHPKQKRRAGNGQEITVYNAVKNNLKNVTVSFPLGCFIAVTGVSGSGKSSLLFDVLAASAEEDHIKEGYSRIEGMEAIGRIVTVDQSALSRMQRSNVATYTEVYTLFRTLFAKLPESVKRQLTAKHFSFNTEGGRCEHCQGMGYVFVNMHFLPDLEVMCPVCSGKRFKEEVLEVTYQGHSISSILDLSIEESMPLFLENKKVMATISLLLEVGLGYLKWGQTLTTLSGGEAQRLKLAKELNKPAKGQTLYILDEPSTGLHPNDVKQLLLLLNKLVDAGNTVIIVEHNTEMIQETDWIIDLGPVGGEAGGFIVAEGTPEQVAKNAASYTGAYLKV